One candidate division WOR-3 bacterium genomic window carries:
- the purD gene encoding phosphoribosylamine--glycine ligase produces the protein MNILVIGSGGREHALIWKIHKSRRVKNLYAAPGNPGMAKIATCVNILPTDINGLVRFAKEKNIDLTVVGPELPLSLGIVDEFNRHGLKIFGPNKAASRIEADKSFAREFMAQYNIPSPKFQIYDSAAQALKYLKTTNTFPVVVKAAGLAGGKGVFIVNNKNEYERIVDEILVQHKLGEAGKKIVVEEFLTGQECSIFVLTDGLRILYLPSAQDHKRLYDGNRGPNTGGMGAYSPYPTSKVVSDFIREVIIQPTILCMHEQGFPFKGVLYAGLILTPSGPKVLEFNCRFGDPEAQAMIPLIENDIVELFLGVVENNLQDLQVKIKNLWSICVVLVSAGYPFDYKIGEEIQFKAPLEANTLLFHAGTKIEDGKLVTAGGRVLNVVCTADNLRIAKQKVYDEIKKIHFNGMFYRKDIGSSGMKKMKRKRKTR, from the coding sequence ATGAACATTTTAGTCATCGGTAGTGGTGGAAGAGAACATGCCCTAATTTGGAAGATTCATAAATCCCGCCGCGTGAAAAATCTCTATGCCGCACCAGGCAATCCGGGCATGGCAAAAATTGCTACTTGCGTAAATATCCTACCCACAGATATCAATGGCTTGGTACGGTTTGCCAAAGAGAAAAATATCGACCTCACCGTGGTCGGCCCGGAATTACCCCTTTCGTTAGGGATTGTGGATGAATTTAACCGCCATGGCTTGAAGATCTTCGGACCGAACAAGGCGGCAAGCCGGATTGAAGCAGATAAATCCTTTGCCCGGGAGTTTATGGCTCAGTACAATATACCTTCGCCGAAGTTTCAAATTTATGACAGTGCTGCCCAGGCGCTGAAATACCTAAAGACCACCAATACCTTTCCGGTGGTAGTGAAAGCCGCGGGGCTCGCGGGTGGTAAGGGCGTATTCATTGTCAATAATAAGAATGAATACGAGAGGATTGTTGACGAAATTCTCGTGCAGCATAAACTCGGGGAAGCGGGTAAGAAAATCGTCGTGGAAGAATTTTTAACTGGTCAGGAATGTTCGATCTTCGTGCTCACCGATGGTTTGAGAATTTTATATCTACCTTCGGCTCAGGACCACAAACGCCTTTACGATGGCAATCGGGGACCGAATACTGGAGGAATGGGAGCTTATTCGCCCTATCCTACCAGCAAAGTCGTGAGCGATTTCATCCGGGAAGTAATCATCCAGCCCACCATCCTCTGCATGCATGAGCAAGGATTTCCTTTTAAAGGAGTCCTCTATGCCGGACTGATCCTCACCCCCTCCGGTCCCAAGGTGTTGGAATTCAACTGTCGTTTTGGAGATCCTGAAGCCCAGGCAATGATCCCTTTGATCGAAAATGATATTGTGGAACTTTTCCTGGGTGTGGTGGAAAATAATCTTCAGGATTTACAGGTAAAAATAAAAAATCTGTGGTCGATCTGTGTAGTCCTGGTCTCTGCCGGATATCCATTTGATTACAAAATCGGCGAGGAAATCCAGTTCAAAGCACCCCTTGAAGCTAACACCCTTCTTTTCCATGCCGGGACGAAAATAGAAGATGGAAAACTTGTCACTGCTGGTGGTCGGGTGTTAAATGTAGTCTGCACTGCAGATAACCTGAGGATCGCCAAACAGAAGGTTTATGATGAAATTAAGAAAATCCACTTTAACGGGATGTTCTACCGGAAAGATATCGGCAGCAGTGGTATGAAAAAGATGAAGCGAAAGCGGAAGACGCGGTGA
- a CDS encoding FAD-dependent thymidylate synthase: MKVVLAGYNIDTTLIKTCKEKTEGSIFTPETISAAYARISRSPKSVSNLRKEALQEVAKARASNQRIIFEMGHHSIAEHAVFNFDIMGISRRAVEEIEKFRLCSYTEKSQRYVTLKGDYVIPPEIKKSTLINDYCRIIEEQNRLYKVLLEKLKAFRLKDISGTPAPRVLKQIENAAKEDARYILALATQTQLGATINARNLELMLRRFASHQLEEIRTLGKRLYQLVKNIAPSIILFYKANDYDARTYLDLEKYCSSIKIFDSTDESGVTLEDWTEDGDDKILGALLFRVKKGSYHDCLKAVKKLSPQAKIAMFKQTCQYLELYDAVPREFEMVNYTFSAVVSGGCFGQLKRHRLLTLITQDYNPELGITIPPAVKEIKMEKAFKKVINETEKLYYRLRKITPSAASYILTNAHRKRVLINLNLRELYHLVRLREDPTAQWDIQNLARKMSAAARGVTPITTLLLCSKTDYPEKYYELYKKYPKVNRVPPPG, from the coding sequence ATGAAGGTTGTGCTCGCAGGATACAATATCGATACCACCTTGATCAAAACATGTAAGGAAAAGACGGAAGGTAGTATCTTCACACCGGAAACCATATCCGCGGCCTATGCCCGGATCAGTCGGAGTCCAAAATCGGTAAGCAACTTACGGAAAGAAGCACTGCAAGAAGTCGCAAAGGCACGTGCTTCCAATCAGCGTATCATCTTTGAAATGGGGCATCATTCCATTGCCGAACATGCGGTCTTTAATTTTGATATCATGGGTATCTCCCGCCGGGCGGTTGAGGAGATCGAAAAATTTCGCCTCTGCTCCTACACCGAGAAATCGCAACGCTATGTCACTCTCAAAGGTGATTATGTGATCCCTCCCGAGATCAAAAAATCAACTTTAATAAATGATTACTGTCGGATCATTGAAGAACAGAATCGTCTCTATAAAGTATTATTGGAAAAACTCAAAGCCTTCAGATTGAAGGATATATCCGGAACGCCCGCTCCCCGGGTTTTAAAACAGATTGAGAATGCAGCAAAAGAAGATGCCCGGTATATTCTCGCGCTGGCAACCCAAACTCAACTAGGGGCTACGATAAACGCTCGGAATCTCGAATTGATGCTCCGGCGCTTTGCCAGTCATCAGCTTGAAGAAATACGCACCCTGGGCAAAAGATTATACCAACTGGTCAAAAATATCGCTCCCTCGATAATCCTCTTTTATAAGGCAAACGATTATGATGCCCGGACCTACTTAGATTTGGAAAAATATTGTTCTTCGATAAAAATTTTTGATTCCACGGATGAAAGCGGGGTCACCCTTGAAGACTGGACCGAAGATGGTGACGACAAAATTTTAGGAGCGCTTCTCTTTCGGGTAAAGAAAGGGAGTTATCATGATTGTTTGAAGGCGGTGAAAAAACTTTCTCCTCAGGCAAAAATCGCCATGTTCAAGCAAACCTGTCAGTATCTTGAGCTTTACGATGCCGTTCCCCGCGAATTTGAAATGGTGAATTATACATTCTCCGCAGTGGTATCAGGCGGATGCTTCGGGCAGTTAAAGCGGCATCGGCTTTTGACCTTGATAACCCAGGACTACAATCCGGAACTGGGCATTACGATTCCTCCAGCGGTTAAGGAGATAAAAATGGAAAAGGCATTTAAGAAAGTGATCAATGAAACGGAAAAGCTCTATTATAGACTAAGGAAAATCACACCATCCGCAGCTTCCTATATCCTCACCAATGCCCACCGTAAACGCGTGCTGATAAATCTCAATCTCCGCGAACTATACCACCTCGTCCGACTGCGTGAAGATCCCACAGCCCAGTGGGATATTCAGAACCTTGCCCGGAAAATGAGTGCCGCTGCCCGAGGGGTTACCCCTATAACCACTCTCTTGCTCTGTAGTAAAACAGATTATCCTGAAAAATATTACGAGTTATACAAAAAATATCCTAAGGTCAACCGCGTCCCACCACCAGGTTAA
- the recJ gene encoding single-stranded-DNA-specific exonuclease RecJ: MSIWVSRNKVTKGEDLVIRGKKIPAVIVQILHNRGYLTPQAIETFFAPSAADLYDPFLLSDMEKAIARIIQALERREKILIHGDYDTDGITGLALLYRHLKKLGLEVEYYIPHRLLEGYGVSKGGIDYAFEKNCRLMITVDCGITAFEELEYARAKDIEVIVCDHHHPKSKLPNAWALLNPKLPHCNYPFKDLAGVGVAFKFLMALYQRLKLKVEDLFDDCDLVALGSVVDVVPLIGENRYLVKLGLKKMQKSKKVGIRALIKVAGLSGELTAYHLGFVLGPRINACGRLRDAQAAIELLLTSDEQRAYHLAQELSHDNQQRQRIEEEILQEAISIIESKGLSANRVIVVGKENWHEGVVGIVASRIVEEYAKPAIVLTFKELSAKGSARSVAGFDIAEALDFCSDLLLKFGGHKQAAGLELLKENLDRFVNKINEYAQGFDDKIFMKRHYYDLKLDLKEITEEVVYFLKYFEPTGTENPQPVFLGENFEVVGEPMVVGKDHLKFSLRKEKVVFPAIAFYQADKILSLIPGKTRIDCLYTIFEDTLVGKKKIMLKIKELKNVEVS; this comes from the coding sequence ATGTCCATCTGGGTGAGTAGAAATAAAGTTACTAAAGGTGAGGATTTAGTAATCCGGGGAAAAAAAATTCCTGCAGTGATCGTCCAGATTTTACACAACCGCGGCTATCTCACGCCGCAGGCGATTGAAACATTCTTTGCCCCATCAGCGGCGGACCTCTATGATCCGTTTTTGCTCTCGGATATGGAAAAAGCAATCGCGAGAATAATCCAGGCATTGGAAAGAAGGGAAAAGATTTTAATCCATGGCGACTATGATACAGACGGTATAACCGGCCTTGCCCTGCTTTATCGCCACTTAAAAAAATTGGGCTTGGAAGTTGAATATTACATCCCTCACCGTCTCCTTGAGGGATATGGAGTATCCAAAGGAGGAATTGACTATGCATTTGAGAAAAACTGTCGGTTGATGATCACGGTGGACTGCGGCATCACCGCCTTTGAAGAGCTTGAATATGCCCGTGCCAAAGATATCGAAGTGATCGTCTGTGACCACCACCATCCCAAATCAAAACTCCCGAATGCCTGGGCATTACTCAATCCCAAACTTCCACATTGTAACTATCCATTTAAGGACCTCGCTGGGGTGGGAGTTGCTTTTAAATTTTTGATGGCACTTTACCAGCGGCTTAAACTCAAGGTTGAAGATCTGTTCGATGATTGTGACCTCGTGGCGTTGGGGAGTGTAGTAGATGTCGTGCCACTGATTGGAGAAAATCGCTATTTAGTTAAATTGGGATTGAAAAAGATGCAAAAGAGCAAGAAAGTAGGCATCAGGGCATTGATAAAGGTTGCTGGTCTCAGCGGCGAATTGACTGCCTACCATCTGGGTTTTGTCCTCGGACCGCGAATAAATGCCTGTGGACGATTGCGGGATGCCCAGGCAGCGATTGAACTGCTCCTGACCAGTGATGAACAGCGGGCTTATCATTTAGCCCAGGAACTTTCCCATGATAATCAGCAGCGGCAACGGATCGAAGAAGAAATTTTGCAGGAGGCAATATCCATAATTGAAAGCAAGGGTTTGTCCGCTAACCGAGTGATCGTGGTGGGTAAGGAAAATTGGCATGAAGGAGTGGTGGGAATTGTCGCCTCCCGGATTGTAGAGGAATACGCCAAACCCGCGATTGTACTCACCTTTAAGGAACTGAGCGCCAAGGGCTCTGCCCGTTCTGTAGCCGGTTTTGATATTGCCGAGGCGTTGGATTTCTGTTCGGACCTCTTGCTAAAATTTGGCGGGCATAAACAGGCGGCTGGATTGGAATTATTAAAGGAGAATTTAGACCGATTCGTGAATAAGATCAACGAGTATGCCCAAGGATTTGACGATAAAATCTTTATGAAGCGCCATTACTATGACTTAAAATTAGACCTGAAGGAGATAACCGAAGAAGTCGTCTATTTTTTGAAATATTTTGAACCCACCGGGACCGAAAATCCTCAACCGGTATTTTTAGGTGAAAACTTTGAAGTCGTGGGTGAACCGATGGTGGTTGGGAAAGACCATCTTAAATTTTCTCTGCGCAAAGAAAAAGTTGTATTTCCTGCCATCGCCTTTTACCAGGCAGATAAAATTCTATCCCTCATCCCGGGCAAGACCCGGATTGATTGCCTGTATACCATTTTTGAAGATACACTTGTAGGCAAGAAAAAGATTATGTTGAAGATTAAGGAATTAAAAAATGTGGAAGTTAGTTGA
- the rpmE gene encoding 50S ribosomal protein L31 translates to MKKGIHPKYVPCVITCACGNRIETYSTKEKISVDICSRCHPFFTGKQKIVDSAGRVEKFIRKYQQKSKSSSKKKTE, encoded by the coding sequence ATGAAAAAAGGGATTCATCCCAAATATGTTCCCTGTGTAATAACCTGTGCCTGTGGTAACCGGATTGAAACATATTCTACAAAAGAAAAAATTTCGGTAGATATATGTTCCCGTTGCCACCCCTTCTTCACCGGCAAGCAGAAGATTGTGGATTCGGCAGGAAGGGTTGAAAAGTTTATCCGTAAATACCAACAAAAGTCTAAGTCATCATCAAAGAAAAAGACGGAGTAA
- the rho gene encoding transcription termination factor Rho, translating into MEITELKKKKVAELHQIAKELGLTNYTDMKKQDLIHAIIEAETKRTELVPVEGVLQIHPEGYGFLRSPNFNYLQSPDDIYLSISQIRKFNLKVGDSIKGLARPPREGERYFAMIKIEYVNDIPLAEFTDRVLFDNLTPLYPNERIHLEVEGQNDLSMRIIDLFTPIGKGQRGLIVSPPRAGKTVILQKIANSITINHPEIKLIVLLIDERPEEVTDFERSVQAEVISSTFDETPERHTEVAEIILERAKRLVESKKDVVILLDSLTRLARAYNAIVPHSGKTLSGGLDSTALQKPKKFFGSARKIEEGGSLTIIATALIDTGSRMDEVIFEEFKGTGNLEMVLDRRLSDRRIFPALDLYKSGTRKEELLLTEFELNRLWILRKLLSEMNTIEQMEFIIERMQRTKNNKEFLESMSETV; encoded by the coding sequence ATGGAAATTACCGAACTTAAAAAGAAAAAGGTCGCCGAACTCCACCAGATTGCCAAAGAACTGGGGTTGACTAATTATACGGATATGAAAAAGCAGGACTTGATTCATGCAATCATTGAGGCGGAGACCAAAAGGACTGAACTGGTGCCGGTGGAAGGTGTGCTCCAGATCCATCCCGAGGGTTACGGATTTTTACGTTCACCAAATTTCAATTATCTCCAGAGTCCGGACGATATTTACCTCTCCATTTCGCAGATCCGTAAGTTCAATTTGAAAGTGGGCGATAGCATCAAAGGACTGGCACGCCCTCCCCGTGAAGGAGAACGCTATTTCGCCATGATCAAGATTGAATATGTCAACGATATTCCGCTCGCCGAATTTACCGATCGTGTGCTCTTCGACAACCTCACCCCGCTTTATCCCAACGAAAGAATCCATCTGGAAGTAGAAGGACAAAATGACCTTTCCATGCGCATCATCGATCTTTTTACCCCAATCGGCAAGGGTCAGAGGGGGTTGATCGTCTCACCACCCCGGGCAGGAAAGACGGTCATTCTCCAAAAAATCGCCAATTCCATCACCATCAATCACCCGGAAATAAAATTGATTGTGCTCTTGATCGACGAACGACCGGAGGAAGTCACTGACTTTGAAAGGTCGGTCCAGGCCGAGGTCATCTCCTCTACCTTTGATGAGACTCCTGAGCGTCATACCGAAGTCGCAGAAATAATTCTGGAAAGGGCCAAGCGCCTGGTGGAATCAAAAAAGGATGTAGTGATTCTTTTGGACAGTCTGACCCGATTGGCCCGGGCCTACAATGCAATCGTCCCCCACTCGGGTAAGACCCTTTCCGGTGGCCTCGATTCTACGGCGTTACAAAAACCTAAAAAATTCTTTGGCTCAGCCCGCAAGATTGAAGAAGGTGGGAGTTTGACGATCATTGCCACCGCCTTGATTGATACCGGAAGCCGGATGGATGAGGTGATCTTTGAAGAATTCAAAGGCACCGGCAATTTAGAGATGGTGCTGGACCGCCGGCTTTCTGATCGACGAATCTTCCCTGCGCTCGACCTTTATAAATCTGGAACCAGAAAGGAGGAGCTATTACTTACAGAATTTGAATTAAACCGGTTGTGGATATTAAGAAAACTCCTCTCGGAGATGAATACCATTGAGCAGATGGAATTCATCATTGAGCGGATGCAACGGACAAAGAATAATAAAGAATTTTTGGAATCAATGAGTGAGACGGTATAA
- a CDS encoding polyphenol oxidase family protein, producing MWKLVEEKDLKYFRFTYENKVFLYSTRIGTQKFLDIFKPLFLKQIHSAIIVNIDTETKRTGDGILTAGNKSIGVKIADCLPVYIFSGDKMMILHCGWRSIYKGILRRARGLLKNYHYVLGAGIGVCCYEVKNDVASLYYARYPEAVVNRNGRLFLDLKKAVQSELGLSSLMADLNYCTYCHPHYFYSHRRGDKERNYAVLFSTRE from the coding sequence ATGTGGAAGTTAGTTGAAGAGAAAGATTTGAAATATTTTCGTTTTACATACGAGAATAAGGTATTTCTTTATTCCACCCGTATTGGTACGCAGAAATTTCTGGATATTTTTAAACCGCTCTTTCTCAAACAGATTCATTCCGCAATCATCGTCAACATCGATACCGAGACAAAGCGGACTGGAGATGGAATACTTACTGCAGGGAATAAATCGATCGGAGTGAAAATCGCGGATTGTTTGCCGGTTTATATCTTCTCAGGGGATAAAATGATGATTCTCCATTGTGGCTGGCGTTCCATATACAAAGGAATTCTGCGCCGTGCCCGGGGGCTTCTAAAAAATTATCATTATGTGCTGGGTGCGGGCATTGGAGTCTGCTGTTATGAAGTAAAAAACGATGTTGCATCTTTGTATTATGCCCGATATCCTGAGGCTGTGGTCAACAGAAACGGCCGGCTATTCCTCGATCTCAAAAAGGCAGTGCAGTCGGAATTGGGTTTGTCATCGCTGATGGCGGATTTGAATTATTGCACATACTGTCACCCCCATTATTTCTATTCCCACCGCCGCGGGGATAAAGAAAGAAATTATGCTGTGCTATTCTCCACCCGAGAATAG
- a CDS encoding Sua5/YciO/YrdC/YwlC family protein — MIIKLADNPDIYKKIAETLDGNGVVALPTDTGYELAVQGTSTRALNRLGALKINQEPPTFFIARSQLSRYAVLTKKKIIDYFLPGSLGVILKKKSSAPLGLGEEKITVRIPDNKFIVNLLDYYQKPIATIETAATPSTIAGQFPDIDLIVDAGPPNDGKKITVVDLTHKIPILKKKGGVSLLEIEKIFGRLIKIDPALKFHLLLVCSGNSCRSPMAAGIIKTMVDEKYVEIKSAGTAAIDGLPASENAQSVVREFGGDISSHRTRYLTREMVAEADLILVMEYKHYETIIELSPEAAVKTFLLKEYKRFRKYRNEVSDPVGKDLSVYRDTALEMYPSLKFVAKEIKKRLLL; from the coding sequence GTGATTATAAAGCTCGCAGATAATCCAGATATCTATAAAAAAATCGCCGAGACTCTTGATGGTAATGGAGTTGTTGCTTTACCCACCGATACGGGCTATGAACTCGCTGTCCAGGGCACAAGTACAAGAGCACTCAATCGCCTTGGTGCATTAAAGATAAATCAGGAACCACCCACTTTTTTCATCGCCCGGAGTCAATTATCCCGGTATGCGGTGCTCACTAAAAAGAAGATAATCGATTATTTCCTGCCTGGATCCCTTGGTGTGATATTGAAAAAAAAGTCATCGGCACCACTCGGGTTGGGTGAAGAGAAAATTACGGTGCGAATCCCCGATAATAAGTTTATAGTTAACCTGCTTGACTATTATCAAAAACCGATAGCCACAATTGAAACCGCTGCAACCCCCTCAACCATTGCTGGGCAATTTCCCGATATTGATTTAATCGTCGACGCCGGGCCACCGAATGATGGGAAAAAGATCACAGTCGTGGATCTGACTCATAAGATACCGATCCTGAAAAAAAAGGGTGGAGTTTCACTTCTGGAGATCGAAAAAATCTTTGGTCGGCTCATTAAAATTGACCCTGCCCTCAAATTCCACCTACTCCTGGTTTGCTCTGGGAATTCCTGTCGTAGTCCCATGGCTGCCGGAATTATAAAAACAATGGTGGATGAAAAATATGTAGAAATAAAATCTGCCGGTACTGCAGCAATCGATGGTTTACCGGCAAGTGAAAATGCCCAGTCCGTGGTCCGGGAATTTGGCGGTGATATATCCAGCCACCGTACCCGTTATCTTACCCGCGAAATGGTCGCTGAAGCCGACCTGATTCTGGTTATGGAGTATAAACATTATGAGACCATAATCGAATTATCCCCTGAGGCTGCAGTCAAAACTTTCCTTTTAAAGGAATATAAAAGATTCCGCAAATACCGGAACGAAGTATCAGATCCTGTGGGCAAAGACCTTTCGGTTTATCGCGACACCGCCCTGGAGATGTATCCATCATTAAAGTTTGTAGCAAAAGAAATAAAAAAGCGACTGCTGTTATGA